In Gordonia iterans, the following proteins share a genomic window:
- the dapB gene encoding 4-hydroxy-tetrahydrodipicolinate reductase, whose translation MRVGVLGSRGKVGQAIVGGVVAAPDTEFTVGVDKGDSLSDFVDSRTQVVVDFTHPDVVMDNLKFLVENGIHAVVGTTGFTQERLDQVRGWLAENPESAVLIAPNFAIGAILSMHFAQQAAKYFDSVEVIELHHPHKADAPSGTAGRTAQLIAAARADAGCAPSPDATSTGLEGARGADVDGVRVHSIRLAGLVAHQEVLFGTQGETLTIRHDSIDRTSFVPGVLLGVREIGAHPGLTVGLDAFMDL comes from the coding sequence ATCCGGGTCGGAGTGCTGGGCAGCAGGGGCAAGGTCGGGCAGGCGATCGTCGGCGGCGTCGTCGCTGCACCGGACACTGAGTTCACCGTCGGTGTGGACAAGGGTGATTCGCTCAGCGACTTCGTCGACTCGCGGACGCAGGTCGTCGTGGACTTCACTCACCCCGACGTCGTGATGGACAACCTGAAGTTCTTGGTGGAGAACGGGATTCACGCCGTCGTCGGGACCACCGGTTTCACGCAGGAGCGTCTGGACCAGGTGCGCGGGTGGCTGGCGGAGAACCCGGAGTCGGCTGTGCTGATCGCGCCGAACTTCGCGATCGGCGCCATCCTGTCCATGCACTTCGCGCAGCAGGCGGCGAAGTACTTCGACTCCGTCGAGGTGATCGAACTGCACCATCCGCACAAGGCGGATGCGCCGTCGGGCACCGCCGGCCGGACCGCTCAGCTGATCGCCGCGGCGCGCGCCGACGCCGGCTGTGCGCCCAGCCCGGACGCGACCTCGACCGGACTGGAAGGCGCTCGCGGCGCCGACGTCGACGGGGTGCGCGTGCACTCGATCAGGCTGGCCGGACTCGTCGCCCACCAGGAGGTGCTGTTCGGTACCCAGGGTGAGACCCTGACCATCCGGCACGACTCGATCGACCGGACGTCGTTCGTTCCGGGCGTCCTGCTCGGTGTCCGTGAGATCGGCGCCCACCCGGGTCTGACCGTCGGACTCGACGCCTTCATGGACCTGTGA
- a CDS encoding NAD(P)-dependent oxidoreductase: protein MARITVLGGTGYAGGHLVAVAAQRGHSVVSYSRSLPDNPVDGVEYRTGDLADPAVLSTAVAGADVVVSALSPRGALEGAGVLRELEKKLAGAAAAAGVRLGVIGGAGSLLVAPGGPKVADTPEFPAAVKPEADEMGGVLDDLRASDPALDWFYVSPAGGFGAWAAGEATGVYRIGGDVLVADDQGESNISGADLAAAVVDEIEEPAHRRSRFTVAY, encoded by the coding sequence ATGGCACGCATCACGGTTCTCGGCGGTACCGGTTACGCGGGCGGCCACCTGGTCGCGGTCGCCGCGCAGCGCGGGCACTCGGTGGTGTCGTACAGCAGGTCGCTGCCGGACAACCCGGTCGACGGCGTCGAGTATCGCACCGGTGACCTGGCCGATCCGGCGGTGCTGTCGACGGCGGTCGCCGGTGCCGACGTCGTCGTGTCGGCGCTGTCGCCACGCGGAGCGCTGGAGGGCGCCGGCGTTCTCCGGGAACTGGAGAAGAAGCTCGCCGGAGCAGCCGCGGCGGCGGGCGTCCGCCTCGGCGTGATCGGCGGGGCGGGCTCGCTGCTCGTGGCCCCGGGAGGGCCGAAGGTGGCCGACACGCCGGAGTTCCCGGCCGCCGTCAAGCCCGAAGCCGACGAGATGGGCGGCGTGCTCGACGACCTCCGCGCGAGCGATCCCGCGCTGGACTGGTTCTACGTCAGCCCGGCGGGGGGATTCGGCGCGTGGGCGGCCGGTGAGGCCACCGGCGTCTACCGCATCGGCGGCGACGTCCTCGTGGCCGACGACCAGGGCGAGTCGAACATCTCCGGTGCCGACCTGGCCGCGGCCGTCGTCGACGAGATCGAAGAGCCGGCGCACCGTCGCTCCCGGTTCACCGTGGCCTATTGA
- a CDS encoding amidase codes for MNLDEYMSHDATGLAELVADGQVTPAELLDLARRRLREVNPDLNAVVIETGPEADAQVSGELSGPFAGVPFLLKDLSQEYQGYPTTGGCRALADDVATENALVTDRFLEAGLVVVGKTATPELGAKGVTESALWGPTRNPWDTSRTPGGSSGGSAAAVAAGIVPVAGANDGGGSIRIPAACTGLVGLKPSRGLTPYGPQTGESGFGIAVEGVVARSVRDSAGMLDAIVGANRYADYLSAVPETRFTEVITRRPGALRIGYSTHSAITETPEPEAVAAVETTAALLRDLGHEVVEVAPPYDDKALAETFLTIWFARLGGNVAEIKARTGASDFAFEADTVAMVEFGRANGTEKLIRALDEIVQYTHAIERFYEDFDFFLTPTLARIPIEVGSIDTPVPLQIGARVAHKARAGKLLLASGLIDQMITDNLGWVPYTQLANLTGRPAISVPVYWTDDGLPLGVQFNASLGADGALLRLAAQLEEAAPWAHRFPAQPKRRA; via the coding sequence ATGAACCTCGACGAATACATGAGTCACGACGCGACGGGACTCGCGGAGCTGGTCGCGGACGGGCAGGTGACGCCCGCCGAACTGCTGGATCTGGCCCGTCGACGCCTGCGCGAGGTGAATCCGGACCTGAACGCCGTCGTCATCGAGACGGGGCCGGAGGCCGACGCCCAGGTCTCCGGCGAATTGTCCGGTCCGTTCGCGGGAGTCCCGTTTCTGCTCAAAGATCTCTCGCAGGAGTACCAGGGCTATCCGACGACCGGCGGCTGCCGGGCGCTCGCTGACGACGTCGCCACCGAGAACGCTCTCGTCACCGACCGTTTCCTGGAGGCCGGACTGGTGGTCGTGGGCAAGACGGCCACCCCGGAACTCGGTGCGAAGGGCGTCACCGAGTCGGCGCTGTGGGGACCGACCCGCAACCCGTGGGACACCTCCCGCACACCGGGCGGGTCGTCGGGCGGTTCGGCCGCCGCCGTCGCGGCCGGCATCGTGCCGGTGGCCGGCGCCAACGACGGTGGAGGGTCCATCCGGATTCCGGCGGCCTGCACCGGCCTGGTCGGACTCAAGCCCAGTCGTGGACTCACCCCGTACGGTCCGCAGACGGGGGAGTCGGGCTTCGGGATCGCGGTGGAGGGCGTCGTGGCGCGGTCGGTGCGCGACTCGGCCGGGATGCTCGACGCGATCGTGGGAGCCAACCGCTACGCCGACTATCTCAGTGCCGTGCCGGAGACGAGGTTCACCGAGGTGATCACGAGGAGACCGGGCGCGCTGCGGATCGGCTACTCGACGCATTCGGCGATCACCGAGACTCCCGAACCCGAGGCGGTGGCGGCCGTCGAGACCACCGCTGCGCTGCTGCGGGACCTCGGGCACGAGGTGGTCGAGGTCGCGCCGCCGTACGACGATAAGGCTCTCGCGGAGACCTTCCTGACGATCTGGTTCGCCCGGCTCGGCGGAAACGTCGCCGAGATCAAGGCCCGCACCGGAGCGAGCGATTTCGCCTTCGAGGCGGACACTGTCGCGATGGTCGAGTTCGGGCGCGCCAACGGCACGGAGAAGCTGATCAGGGCGCTCGACGAGATCGTGCAGTACACGCACGCGATCGAGCGGTTCTACGAGGACTTCGACTTCTTCCTGACGCCCACGCTGGCCCGCATACCGATCGAGGTCGGATCGATCGACACTCCGGTGCCGTTGCAGATCGGCGCCCGGGTGGCGCACAAGGCCCGGGCCGGGAAGCTGCTCCTGGCCAGCGGGCTGATCGACCAGATGATCACCGACAACCTCGGGTGGGTGCCCTATACGCAGCTGGCGAACCTCACCGGCCGGCCGGCGATCAGCGTCCCGGTGTACTGGACCGACGACGGGCTGCCGCTCGGTGTGCAGTTCAACGCTTCGCTCGGCGCCGACGGCGCCCTGCTGCGACTCGCTGCACAGCTCGAAGAGGCCGCGCCGTGGGCGCACCGCTTTCCGGCGCAGCCGAAGCGCCGGGCCTGA
- a CDS encoding winged helix-turn-helix transcriptional regulator produces the protein MTETPLAPNPYDRACPTREVLDRIGDKWTVLIIGALSEGPRRFNDVARRIDGISQKMLTQTLRSLERDGLVKRTQYLEIPPRVEYELTSLGESLRTPLRALELWAEAHIAEILDARATAGSPRP, from the coding sequence ATGACCGAGACCCCCTTGGCGCCGAATCCCTACGATCGCGCCTGCCCGACGCGCGAAGTGCTCGACCGTATCGGCGACAAGTGGACGGTCCTGATCATCGGCGCCCTCAGCGAGGGACCGCGCCGCTTCAACGACGTCGCGCGGCGGATCGACGGCATCTCGCAGAAGATGCTCACCCAGACCCTGCGCAGCCTGGAGCGAGACGGGCTGGTCAAGCGCACCCAGTATCTGGAGATCCCGCCGCGCGTCGAGTACGAACTCACCTCACTCGGCGAATCGCTCCGGACCCCGTTGCGCGCGCTCGAACTCTGGGCGGAGGCGCACATCGCCGAGATCCTCGACGCGCGCGCGACCGCCGGGTCCCCGAGGCCCTAA
- a CDS encoding class I SAM-dependent methyltransferase yields the protein MNWFCEGGDGYARHRPSYPTKLARMLADAAPSRACAVDVGCGTGLLTALLAEYFERVYGLDVSAGQLAHASPRPPIEYRVAQAEATGLPDRCADLITVAQAAHWLDLPAFYREVRRIAADGAVVALITYGTAELESDLQPRFRRFYADELGPYWEPERRLVETRYSGIDFPFAPVEITVPDIERDWTLDEFAGFLSTWSAVRRAEKEGAHDLVARLVEDLYPLWGNEYRHVSWPVTVVAGRVVESS from the coding sequence GTGAACTGGTTCTGCGAGGGAGGGGACGGCTACGCGCGGCATCGGCCGAGCTACCCGACCAAGCTGGCGCGGATGCTCGCCGACGCCGCACCGAGTCGTGCGTGCGCGGTCGACGTCGGCTGCGGCACCGGGCTCCTCACCGCGCTGCTCGCAGAGTACTTCGAGCGGGTCTACGGTCTGGACGTCAGCGCCGGCCAGCTGGCGCACGCGTCACCGCGGCCGCCGATCGAATACCGGGTGGCGCAGGCGGAGGCGACCGGACTGCCCGACCGGTGTGCGGATCTGATCACGGTGGCCCAGGCCGCACACTGGTTGGACCTCCCCGCGTTCTACCGGGAGGTGCGACGGATCGCGGCGGACGGTGCGGTGGTCGCACTCATCACCTACGGAACCGCCGAGCTCGAGTCCGATCTGCAGCCTCGTTTCCGGCGCTTCTACGCCGACGAGCTGGGGCCGTACTGGGAGCCCGAGCGCAGGCTCGTCGAGACGCGCTACTCCGGCATCGACTTTCCGTTCGCACCGGTGGAGATCACCGTGCCCGACATCGAGCGGGACTGGACTCTCGACGAGTTCGCCGGCTTCCTGTCCACCTGGTCAGCGGTGCGTCGCGCGGAGAAGGAAGGCGCACACGATCTGGTGGCCCGCCTCGTGGAGGACCTGTACCCGTTGTGGGGCAACGAATATCGCCATGTCAGCTGGCCGGTGACGGTGGTCGCCGGCCGAGTCGTCGAGTCGTCCTGA
- a CDS encoding winged helix-turn-helix domain-containing protein produces MTREVSLASARRIALAAQGFADPAPTGAPTRAHLKRVVGRTRLLQMDSVNILARAHYLPAFSRLGPYDDELLDRAAWQSSARSPTLLAEYWAHEAALIPIDDWPLFGWRRRQFAEGRWRHTREVLRRNGPLADDVTAVIAETGASTPRQIEDRLGIDREAGAAGSWWNRGEVKHVCEALFDAGALASVRDRHFTRSYDLAERVLGPERCAADIAEADAVRELVARAGAAHGIATAADLADYYRLKTAQVRGVLGDLIDDGTLTETRVAGWAEPAYLHASARAPRRVQRSALLSPFDPLVFFRPRTERLFGFHYRIEIYVPAHKRVHGYYVLPYLLDERLAARVDLKADRRAGVLHVVAAHHEPDVEPGRVAEALAADLQVMADWRGLGDVHVHPRGDLSEALAAAV; encoded by the coding sequence GTGACTCGCGAAGTATCGCTCGCCTCGGCCCGCCGGATCGCCCTGGCCGCACAGGGATTCGCCGATCCTGCGCCCACCGGTGCCCCCACGCGCGCGCACTTGAAGCGGGTCGTCGGACGCACGCGGCTGCTGCAGATGGATTCAGTGAACATCCTCGCTCGCGCGCACTATCTGCCTGCCTTCAGTCGCCTCGGACCGTACGACGACGAGTTGCTGGACCGTGCCGCCTGGCAGTCGTCGGCGCGGTCGCCGACGCTGCTCGCCGAGTACTGGGCGCACGAGGCGGCGCTCATTCCGATCGACGACTGGCCGCTGTTCGGCTGGCGGAGACGCCAGTTCGCGGAGGGACGCTGGCGGCATACTCGGGAGGTGCTGCGGCGCAACGGTCCTCTCGCCGACGATGTGACCGCCGTGATCGCCGAGACCGGCGCGTCGACACCGCGCCAGATCGAGGACCGCCTCGGGATCGACCGGGAGGCCGGGGCCGCGGGCAGTTGGTGGAACCGTGGCGAGGTGAAGCACGTCTGCGAGGCGCTCTTCGACGCGGGCGCACTCGCCTCGGTCCGCGACCGGCACTTCACGCGCTCGTACGACCTCGCCGAACGGGTCCTCGGACCGGAGCGTTGCGCGGCGGACATCGCCGAAGCGGACGCGGTGCGTGAGCTGGTCGCACGGGCCGGCGCCGCCCACGGGATCGCGACGGCGGCCGACCTCGCGGACTACTACCGGTTGAAGACCGCGCAGGTCCGCGGCGTGCTCGGTGACCTCATCGACGACGGCACGCTCACCGAGACGCGGGTCGCGGGCTGGGCGGAGCCCGCGTATCTGCACGCGTCGGCCCGGGCGCCGCGCCGGGTTCAGCGCTCGGCCCTGCTCTCGCCGTTCGACCCGCTGGTGTTCTTCCGCCCGCGCACCGAACGGCTCTTCGGGTTCCATTACCGCATCGAGATCTACGTTCCCGCTCACAAACGGGTCCACGGCTACTACGTCCTGCCGTACCTCCTCGACGAACGCCTCGCCGCCCGCGTCGATCTGAAAGCCGACCGCCGGGCCGGGGTGCTGCACGTGGTGGCGGCGCACCACGAACCCGACGTCGAGCCCGGCCGCGTCGCCGAGGCGCTCGCCGCGGATCTGCAGGTGATGGCGGATTGGCGCGGTCTCGGCGACGTGCACGTGCACCCGCGCGGCGACCTGTCGGAGGCGCTCGCCGCGGCGGTCTGA
- a CDS encoding thymidylate synthase encodes MSATVPTPYEDLLRQVLTTGTAKADRTGTGTRSLFGAQLRYDLAEGFPLITTKKVHLKSIVYELLWFLRGDSNVRWLQENGVTIWDEWADDDGDLGPVYGVQWRSWPTPSGEHVDQIQAALELLKSDPDSRRNIVSAWNVGEIGQMALPPCHAFFQFYVAEGKLSCQLYQRSADLFLGVPFNIASYALLTHMMAQQAGLDVGDFVWTGGDCHIYDNHVDQVREQLSREAFQYPKLELRQADSIFDYSYDDVRVVGYESHPAIKAPVAV; translated from the coding sequence GTGAGCGCGACCGTCCCCACCCCGTACGAGGATCTGCTGCGGCAGGTCCTGACGACGGGCACCGCGAAAGCCGACCGGACTGGGACCGGGACGCGCAGCCTGTTCGGCGCGCAACTCCGGTACGACCTCGCCGAGGGCTTCCCTCTGATCACCACCAAGAAGGTGCATCTGAAGTCGATCGTGTACGAGTTGCTGTGGTTCCTGCGCGGCGACTCCAATGTGCGCTGGCTGCAGGAGAACGGCGTCACCATCTGGGACGAATGGGCCGACGACGACGGTGATCTCGGACCGGTGTACGGCGTGCAGTGGCGCAGTTGGCCCACCCCGTCGGGCGAGCACGTCGACCAGATCCAGGCCGCGCTCGAGCTGCTCAAGAGCGATCCCGACTCCCGCAGGAACATCGTGTCGGCGTGGAACGTCGGCGAGATCGGCCAGATGGCGCTGCCGCCGTGTCACGCCTTCTTCCAGTTCTACGTCGCCGAGGGCAAGCTCAGCTGCCAGCTGTACCAGCGCAGCGCCGACCTGTTCCTCGGCGTTCCGTTCAACATCGCCTCGTACGCGCTCCTCACGCATATGATGGCGCAGCAGGCGGGGCTCGACGTCGGCGACTTCGTGTGGACCGGCGGCGACTGCCACATCTACGACAACCACGTCGACCAGGTCCGCGAGCAGCTCTCACGCGAGGCCTTTCAGTACCCGAAACTCGAACTGCGGCAGGCGGATTCAATATTCGACTACTCGTACGACGACGTGCGGGTGGTCGGCTACGAGTCGCACCCGGCGATCAAGGCGCCGGTCGCCGTCTGA
- a CDS encoding AAA family ATPase → MDPQPEKLVPEQVFTPRTLVTRKMFERRNEPDSDGNPGVQDRLVDAIRDRGGQVLMYGDTGVGKSSLLKYVAEDLELKLVTIECTANTDYAGMLDDVVRKLLDVRETKFTKRRNFEAGVSAEGSVPWFTKLSGTVKGAVGRDTEYQVIEKPAVDVVTELLSKSGISLLVLDNFQNVRTESTRELVAQLLERFSDRASDDWNEPDAKCVVIGISEDATSLLGSSRSYLRRTAQIGVPRMPDDEIRALLARGFELLGMEVPDGIMKDFVFYSDGFPYFAHLIGLNVARAALRSGDEAVGRAQLMAALTEAARSVTASYQDRVRLAKERNGDVRPRTQIMKLLANDSRRSWTGSEIQDLWVSNIGGRDNFAAIHVALGNLVTEQYGTILKRTGKQGSYRYRFADPHIRPFLRITETDET, encoded by the coding sequence GTGGACCCGCAACCCGAGAAGCTCGTTCCTGAGCAAGTTTTCACCCCCCGCACGCTCGTTACGCGCAAGATGTTCGAACGCCGAAACGAGCCAGATTCAGATGGCAACCCGGGCGTGCAGGACCGTCTCGTCGATGCCATCCGGGACCGTGGGGGCCAAGTCCTCATGTATGGCGACACCGGAGTCGGGAAGTCTTCGTTACTCAAGTATGTCGCCGAGGATTTGGAACTCAAGTTGGTGACTATCGAATGCACTGCCAACACGGACTACGCGGGAATGCTCGACGATGTCGTACGAAAACTGCTCGACGTCCGCGAGACTAAATTCACCAAACGTCGAAATTTCGAGGCAGGGGTATCTGCAGAGGGATCGGTCCCTTGGTTCACCAAACTCAGTGGCACAGTGAAGGGTGCGGTTGGTAGGGACACTGAGTATCAGGTTATAGAGAAGCCTGCTGTAGACGTAGTGACCGAACTGTTGTCCAAGTCGGGAATCTCGCTCCTCGTGCTGGACAATTTCCAAAACGTGCGTACCGAATCGACTCGTGAACTCGTCGCGCAGTTGTTGGAGCGTTTCTCCGATCGCGCCAGTGACGACTGGAATGAGCCGGATGCCAAGTGCGTAGTTATTGGCATATCCGAGGACGCGACAAGCCTGCTGGGATCTTCGCGCTCCTACCTCCGACGAACAGCTCAGATCGGCGTTCCGCGGATGCCGGATGACGAGATTCGTGCGCTTCTAGCGCGCGGGTTCGAGCTGCTGGGGATGGAAGTGCCGGACGGCATCATGAAGGACTTTGTGTTCTACAGTGACGGCTTCCCCTATTTCGCCCATCTCATTGGCCTAAATGTCGCAAGGGCAGCCCTACGGTCAGGTGATGAGGCTGTTGGTCGAGCGCAACTGATGGCGGCGCTGACAGAGGCCGCTCGGTCTGTGACGGCCAGCTATCAGGATCGGGTGCGGCTAGCGAAGGAAAGAAACGGAGATGTGCGTCCGCGAACACAGATCATGAAACTGCTGGCGAACGACTCTCGCCGTAGTTGGACCGGTAGCGAGATCCAGGACCTATGGGTCAGCAACATTGGCGGCCGCGACAACTTTGCTGCTATCCACGTTGCGTTAGGCAACTTGGTGACCGAGCAGTACGGAACGATCCTCAAGCGCACGGGAAAACAGGGCTCGTATCGCTACCGGTTCGCTGATCCACACATTCGTCCATTCTTGCGCATCACCGAGACCGACGAGACGTAG
- a CDS encoding flavodoxin family protein, translating into MARLLIVHHTPSPHCQAMFEAVVSGATDPEIEGVEVVRRAALSVSTSDFLDADGYVLGSPANLGSISGALKHAFDCSYYQILDSTQGRPFGLYLHGNEGTEGAENAVDRITAGLGWEKAAEYVIASNKPEKAVLEACWELGATIAAGLMG; encoded by the coding sequence ATGGCGCGCCTGCTGATCGTCCACCACACGCCCTCGCCGCACTGCCAGGCGATGTTCGAGGCAGTGGTGAGCGGTGCGACCGATCCCGAGATCGAGGGTGTCGAGGTGGTGCGCCGCGCGGCGCTGTCGGTGTCGACGAGCGACTTCCTCGACGCGGACGGGTACGTGCTCGGCAGCCCGGCCAACCTCGGGTCGATTTCGGGTGCTCTCAAGCACGCCTTCGATTGCTCGTACTACCAGATCCTCGACTCGACGCAGGGCCGACCGTTCGGGTTGTACCTGCACGGCAACGAGGGGACCGAGGGCGCGGAAAACGCCGTCGACCGGATCACCGCCGGGCTCGGCTGGGAGAAGGCCGCCGAGTACGTCATCGCATCGAACAAGCCGGAGAAGGCGGTGCTGGAGGCGTGCTGGGAGCTGGGCGCGACCATCGCCGCCGGGCTGATGGGGTAG
- a CDS encoding neutral/alkaline non-lysosomal ceramidase N-terminal domain-containing protein produces MTGPSRRRVLQAAAITAAAGAGALGGAGTQAGPAAADAGGYLVGAGKGDMTGAVAGQGMMGYSDMEQVAEGLLQRIWARAYVIADAATGDRVLFVNADIACVFTSHHVRLLAELRKRYGALYNEHNVNINATHNHNSCGGTSWDYAYVLAAQGHRRNSFDAELAGLLDAVDEAHRSLGPGTVELGFAELHNASANRSQPAFDRNPAPDRAHFPGKIDPQVTALRLRRGGTTVGEIVWFATHGTSLTDANFLIGPDNKGYAAYLAEQRDPAVVTAHAQTNAGDMTPNLWLRKMNPGGPTADHRANRIQIGQRQDRAGRSALAGARPVQGGIASATKYLNMADIHIDGHYTPHGKAARTAPAMMGLASAATSMEDNTRSQLAILQEGMRNELTVALGAADLPSPEPWMLYAQAPKAELFPLGILPPRPWIEQTLPIQLIRIGDLVLAGLPAEITVVSGLRIRRIVADALKVPLENVLLQAYSNGFSQYVTTPEEYAAQQYEGGATLFGRWTLCAYMQEFDKLARALARGRREPVGPRPADRRDEPHPDLLGSPPADTPLPGKRYGQVVSRVPAKARPGSTVTVGFCGAHPANRVRRGRKTKGYYAIEKHTATGWQVAFDDDHESTELKWERPGGSGSSSKVTVTWRIPPGAAGRYRIRYYGDAKAPSGKLTAISGNSGPIEVG; encoded by the coding sequence GTGACCGGTCCCTCACGACGTCGGGTTCTACAGGCCGCGGCGATCACCGCAGCAGCAGGCGCGGGCGCCCTCGGCGGCGCCGGAACGCAAGCGGGTCCGGCGGCAGCCGACGCCGGCGGGTACCTGGTCGGTGCCGGCAAGGGCGACATGACCGGGGCGGTCGCCGGTCAGGGCATGATGGGCTACTCTGACATGGAGCAGGTGGCCGAGGGCCTCCTCCAGCGGATCTGGGCGCGCGCGTACGTGATCGCGGACGCGGCGACGGGCGACCGCGTCCTGTTCGTCAACGCCGATATCGCGTGCGTCTTCACCTCGCACCACGTGCGCCTGCTGGCCGAACTCCGCAAGCGCTACGGCGCCCTCTACAACGAACACAACGTCAACATCAACGCCACCCACAACCACAACTCGTGCGGCGGCACCTCGTGGGACTACGCCTACGTGCTGGCCGCCCAGGGGCATCGGCGCAATTCCTTCGACGCCGAACTCGCCGGCCTGCTCGATGCCGTCGACGAGGCGCACCGCAGCCTGGGACCCGGTACCGTCGAGCTCGGCTTCGCCGAACTGCACAACGCCAGCGCGAACCGTTCCCAACCCGCATTCGACCGCAATCCCGCACCCGACCGCGCCCACTTCCCCGGCAAGATCGACCCGCAGGTCACCGCGCTCCGCCTGCGCCGCGGCGGCACCACCGTGGGCGAGATCGTCTGGTTCGCCACTCACGGCACCTCGCTGACCGATGCGAACTTCCTGATCGGCCCGGACAACAAGGGATATGCGGCCTATCTGGCCGAGCAGCGCGATCCCGCAGTGGTCACCGCGCACGCGCAGACCAACGCCGGCGACATGACACCCAACCTGTGGCTGCGCAAGATGAACCCGGGCGGACCGACCGCCGACCACCGCGCCAACCGGATCCAGATCGGGCAACGGCAGGACCGTGCGGGCCGGTCGGCGCTCGCCGGAGCACGGCCGGTCCAGGGCGGAATCGCCTCGGCCACCAAGTACCTGAACATGGCCGACATCCACATCGACGGTCACTACACCCCGCACGGCAAAGCCGCGCGCACGGCACCGGCGATGATGGGCCTCGCCTCAGCGGCGACCAGCATGGAAGACAACACACGAAGCCAGCTCGCGATCCTCCAGGAAGGCATGCGCAACGAGTTGACCGTCGCACTCGGCGCCGCGGACCTCCCCTCACCGGAACCGTGGATGCTCTACGCGCAGGCCCCCAAGGCCGAGCTCTTTCCGCTCGGCATCCTGCCGCCGCGCCCGTGGATCGAGCAGACGCTGCCGATCCAGCTGATCCGCATCGGCGACCTGGTGCTCGCCGGCCTCCCCGCCGAGATCACCGTCGTCTCAGGTCTTCGCATCCGGCGAATCGTCGCCGACGCCCTGAAGGTTCCGCTGGAGAACGTGCTGCTGCAGGCGTATTCGAACGGCTTCAGTCAGTACGTCACCACCCCGGAGGAGTACGCCGCCCAGCAGTACGAGGGTGGTGCGACGCTGTTCGGCCGCTGGACGCTGTGTGCGTACATGCAAGAGTTCGACAAGCTCGCTCGCGCCCTGGCCCGGGGCCGCCGAGAACCCGTCGGACCGCGCCCCGCCGACCGCCGCGACGAACCGCACCCCGACCTGCTCGGCAGTCCGCCCGCCGACACCCCGCTGCCCGGCAAGCGCTACGGACAGGTGGTCTCGCGGGTCCCCGCGAAAGCCCGGCCCGGATCGACGGTCACCGTCGGATTCTGTGGCGCGCACCCGGCCAACCGCGTCCGTCGAGGACGGAAAACCAAGGGCTACTACGCGATCGAGAAGCACACCGCGACCGGATGGCAGGTCGCGTTCGACGACGACCACGAGTCCACCGAACTGAAGTGGGAGCGCCCCGGCGGCAGCGGCTCGTCGTCGAAGGTGACTGTCACCTGGCGGATCCCACCGGGGGCCGCGGGGCGCTACCGCATCCGCTACTACGGCGACGCCAAGGCACCGTCCGGAAAG
- a CDS encoding dihydrofolate reductase, translating to MDIVLIWAQDRAGAIGRRGTIPWTVPEDLAHFREVTGDGAVIMGRKTWDSLPDRFRPLPGRRNIVLTRSGSFTADGAETAPDLDAALDLVGRVAAVIGGGEIYRAALRHASRLHVTEIGMLVTGADAFAPEIDLDTWEQASATDWQHSRTGTLYRFLEYRRIDYGTR from the coding sequence ATGGACATCGTTCTGATCTGGGCGCAGGATCGCGCCGGCGCCATCGGGCGCCGCGGCACGATCCCGTGGACCGTCCCGGAGGACCTGGCGCACTTCCGCGAGGTCACCGGTGACGGCGCGGTGATCATGGGGCGCAAGACGTGGGACTCGCTGCCCGATCGCTTCCGCCCGCTACCGGGCCGGCGGAATATCGTGCTGACGCGGTCGGGATCGTTCACCGCAGACGGCGCCGAGACCGCGCCCGACCTGGACGCCGCACTCGACCTGGTCGGCCGCGTCGCCGCGGTGATCGGCGGCGGCGAGATCTACCGCGCCGCCTTGCGGCATGCTTCCCGCCTGCACGTCACCGAGATCGGCATGCTGGTGACCGGCGCGGACGCGTTCGCACCGGAGATCGATCTCGACACCTGGGAACAGGCGTCGGCCACGGACTGGCAGCACTCGCGCACCGGCACCCTGTATCGCTTTCTCGAGTACCGCCGCATCGACTACGGCACCAGGTGA